Below is a genomic region from Fulvia fulva chromosome 13, complete sequence.
AATGCCTGATCCGTGTTGTTGACTCTGGTAAGGGTATGTCCGAGTCTTTCCAGCGAGATCGAGCATTCCTTCCATTCTCACAGGAAGACCCGTTCCAGCCGGGTACTGGACTAGGGTTGAGCATTGTCAAACAGATCGTTGACTCGTTGGGTGGATCAATCGATTTGACTTCTCAAAAGGACGTCGGAACAGAGGTCGATATCCGCCTGAGTCTCACGCCTGCCGGCGATAGTCCTGTTCGGCCACCAGACCAAGAGATGATTGACATCGCAGAACGAACAAAAGGTCTGCACTTGGTCCTTCTTAACGTCACGCCAGCTGGCCAGACTCGCGGTCCGGATCATCACATCTCACGACTGGAGCAGACACTTCGGGAAATCTGCACCAATTGGTTCGGTATGAAGGTCACCACCTCATCGGAGATGGAAGTCGATGGTGCCGACCTATATTTGTTTTGCGAACCACCGCCGATTGAGGAACTACTCGACCGACATGCCGATACGAAGGCACTCTCGCGCCGAGGCGTACCGATCATTTTGGTCTGTATGAACGATGAAGACGCTATGTCGATATCACGAGATCAATCAACGGCTCTCAAGCAATTAGGGAGAATTGTTGAGGTGATACCACAGCCTTGCGGCCCTCGAAAGCTCGCCAAGGTGTTCTCGCACTGCTTAAGAAGAGCACAAGAAGTTGCTGAAGAGACAGGTATGTTATCGAAGAACGATACTATCCCTCAAGCGTATGCGCTTCGAGCTGCTTCGGGATAATGAGGAGCTGTAGCGCGCTATCCAGACAGACGGGCACTGACATCTTTTGTGATAGGTGAACCCACTCCTGAAGCCTCTATAAGCTCTCTGCCGATGACACCCGCTGCAGAAGAGCCCGCTAAGCAAGACCTTAGTAAGAGCATGTCCTGCGCGATCTCATATCCTTCGCCAACGCCGTTTGATCCAGCAACACCGTCACTACAATCGTCCCTCGAGCCGCAGCCCAAACTGCCCGTTAGGAAGGACCACGATAGCACGGCTTCAAGCTCGGGCTCACAGTCGAAGGACGTATCTGAAGCGCCCAGCAGAGCACGTTCACCAGACCCCGCCTTCCACATCCTACTGGTCGACGACAACAAGATCAATCGACAGTTACTAGTCATGTTCATGAAGAAAAACAAATTCAGCTACCTCGAAGCCGAAAACGGACAGGAGGCTCTAGATATCTACGAAGCAGCATGTCACGTCCCACTAGCTCCCGCCGACGAAAGCGACCACGCGACAGACCCAGACACAACAACTCGACCAGCACCTACCCGCCACGACTCGCACCTTCCCCGTCGCTTTGACTTTGTGCTGATGGATATCAGTATGCCGGTGATGGATGGGATGGAATCAACTCGCAAGATTAGAGAGTTTGAGCAGGAGCATGGGTTGAAGAAGACGAAGATTATTGCGCTGACGGGGTTGGCGAGTGCGCAGGCGCAGATTGATGCGGCGAGTGCTGGGATTGATCTGTTTCTTCCTAAGCCGGTTAAGTTTGCGGAGTTGAGGCAGTCCCTTACGGATGAGTCGTGAAGGGAGCAGCGGTAATGGTATATCGGACTGGGACTTGTATATCGGGAATGCGCTCTGCAGGCAGTCTCAACGGGCTGAGCGGCTGAAGCCGCGACATACATGAAGGTGAAGGTCTAGAAGGGTCAATACACCCGAGATTCCCAAGACTCAAGGGCGGCGACATCGATCTGGCAAGCCTGCGTTCAGGGCTGTACCGTTCGTTCGGGATATCGACAGCGGATCTTCTACGCCCTTAGCGGGCTCCCACATTGAGACACATGGACGCTACCTATGTTGATCCTCCCAGTGCCGGACTAGCTTGAGTGAGAAGAGAGGAACCAGTCATCCGAGAGGGTATCCTGCCGGATGGAGCGAATCATCAGAGATAGAACGGGCTCGGCAATGCTTGGTGCGACGAAGGCGAACACGGTAGAGGAGTGTGAGGCAGAAGCTCATGGCGTGGGTGGGAGATGTGAGCACTTCAAGATAGAGGGTGGTGGAGCGCAAGGCATTCTAGCGGAGGCGTGTAATGCACGGATTGATGTGCGTGTGGCATGAGACGGCACAGGACGATAGAAAGCATCGATCGGATAGAATAGACATCAGACGAACAGGTTCAGATGAGGCCGACTCTCCATGCACTCTGTGGTCTCTTTTGCGCTGCAACCCTCCAACCATAGTATGTATGCTCAGCACGGACTGAATATGACTTATGTAGCATCAGAATGGCCGAGCAACTGACTCCGGCAGCACTCGCGGATCTGCTTGGACGACGGTGTACAGATACGGATCTCGATGGTGAAGATGCGTGGTGCATCTTCTGAGCTATCAAATCACACGTTAGTGGGCGGCGGGTAGAGCACGTCCGAGAACAACCTGGGACTTCCTCCTGCGTTGTTTAGTCGACCTGGGGCGAGCTAATACAGGAGCGTGACTCGCTTAACGTTGGCACATGTCTGCCAAGCCAGCATTCGAGACATTCCTGCTCAATCTTCGGCTATTTCCCGTAGTTCTATCGCGACTGCCGCTTCTCGTCGCTCAGTTCAAATCTCACGCTCACGTTCTCCGGTGATCGCATAACACACCACATCGGCACAATCGGCGAGATGTCGCAGGCGAGTACCACCGGTCTACACAGGTCTCAACATGCTGACGCTACCGCAGATCACAAAGCCGCAGTCCCTAGCATGTCTTGCCGTCTTCGACACCGCCGAACTCGCCGAGGCCATCTTCCTCGAGTTACCCATGCGCGGCCTTCTCGTCAACGTCCAGCGCACCTGCAAGCAGTGGAAGGCAGTCCTCGATGGCTCGCGCAAGCTCCAACAGGCCATGTTCTTCGAGCCGATCGCAGATCAAGCACTACACCCAGATACACCACACGAACTCGCAGAAACACGACCCGCCGCACATCCACTAGTCATTGGGCCATATCTCAATCCACGTGCCGACAAGTACAAGTACTCCCAGCTCGATGTTCTCTGGCGTCTCAACGCTTCTTGGCGCCGGCAGCTGGTATCTCAGCCGCCAATCGCTCGTGCGGATGTGCTCAATTcacggcacggagactatGCGGCTGGTGTGAGTAAGGTGGTGAAGGCTGGGGCGGTGGGCGTCACTTGGGGTGACATGTTCGTCGCTGGGTTTACTCGGCCCGATGAGGCTATCATCACTGGACTGACTCACTGGCGACTCTTCAGTCTAGCGGAGGGGCCGACTTATACAGACATTGCGGTATGAAAGAAGGCGCAGGATTTCAAGCTTCGAACATCAGATAGAAGGAACGAGATAGAGAGGCGACCGCTGCATTCAAGGGTCAATGGCGGCTGTGACCTGCGTGTGATAGCTCGAGTACGATAAACATACCTACTGCTGTCAAAGCGATACGGCCACTCTAGCACTTCCTCTCTAAAAGTAGTCGCTGCGGCGCGATCTTGCTTTTGTAGCGCTTGCAAGGCACCAATATCGGATCGGCAGCCATATCTTGTTGTCAAGAGTTCTTTACAAGAGGAGAGGTGAAGTGAAGCGCTTAAAGTTTGCTGCTGTCGTTATGGCGGCGTGATTACACGGCATATGTGATCCTGGTCAACAAACCTGCGCATCCCAAGCAAGCGAATCCACCACATATGGTCGCCAGGAGAGAAGACCAGACTAATTACAACGTGGTGCTCAATGCGCTCGGACTTGGTGAAGATTGAAGCAAGCTCGTCGTCCGAGCGAGGCATCTTGCATGCAGCACAGCCGTTCCCTACTTCGTCTCTCTAGGCCTACAGCGTGACTTACTGACTTATGCTCTCAAGGCAGCCTGGATGCTGCCGGACGTCGCATGTATTATGCCCGTGCTCTTCATGTATAGCATCCTGCCCTGACCTGCCCTCTCATCATATTCATTCCTCTACCAACTCGCTTTCTTCACCCCCGGTATCCGTCCCGCCAGCGCATTTATCCTAAACTGAAACTGTTCCCCCCGTCAGCACCTGCCTCATCCGCTCTCATCCAATCCTCCAGTTATCCTGCACTCACCCTCGCCATCCTGAAATCCGAAAACACACCCCTCCCCTTCCCTCCCATCATACACCTATTCTTAATCTGCGTCGATCTCGTATAACAGTGCATCTGTGTCAACTGCAATTGTGCCTGCGCGCGCGTCCGTTGGGGTAATGAGGTGTTGCGAATGATGTAGCGGAGCGCTTGGCGTTCGGGTTCGTGTTGTTCAAAGACCTTGCGCTTTGTGTGGTCGCGGATGATCTTGTTGTTGATGAAGCAGGAGAGGTCGAGGCGGCGGGGGCGGAATTGCGACATTGTGAGGGTTGGTGATGGGGTGTAGGGGGAGAGGGGGTGGTGATGAGCAATGAGATGCATGTaggtggtggtggtgatgAGGTCGATGGTACCTTAGTCACGGGCTTGAGGCTTCGCAGTGATGCGATATACGCCAAGAGGTATTCCCTAACTTGTACCTGGTACGCGGGGCAAGGAGGACTCCGATCTTTCTTACATCTCACGCGACACTTCGGAATGTGTCGCTTGACCACTTTCACGTCACGATGAGTCGATAAACATCATCTCATGTTCGAACCGGAAGCCTGGAAAGCCTACATGGCGCCGATTTTCGCTTCTGAAGACATTGCAGCCCTGGTGGCCAGTTTCCAACCACTTTCTGTCATTGAGGGCAGACCACTCCTTGTCCGGAGTCGTTCTGGCAACAGCCTCGTCAGGTTTGACAATGTCCTTGCCCGGTGTAAGGCTTTGATTGAGAAGGAAGAATCAAGAATCGAAAAGGCGAACTTGACGACTATCCTCGGCGTCGAGCATGGCATCGAGAGAAGAATACTGAACGACCTCGAGCATCAGCCGTGGGAGAACAAAGATGGTCTTTACATCATTCCGAGTCCAACGGCTCGAAAAGTCCAGGCAGAGCTCACGAGACGAGTCCAATTTTCATGCCTCGATCTCAGAGCCTTCACGAGAGAGCAGGATGTCAGCCTGCCGAGCCTAG
It encodes:
- a CDS encoding Virulence sensor protein BvgS; protein product: MSHELRSPLHGILGAAEFLMDTATDAYQSGLLTSIVTCGRTLLDTLNHVLDYSKINKLGRVQMRRHAKQNKAINLTSDSSMESLNMVAEVDLGVLIEEVAEAVTAGHSFKRPLGGAVGGKTSRSASSSREPVRTKESKEDPASSSGELLDVNGHVCVLLDISPRRSWFVRIQPGSLRRIIMNLLGNALKYTSTGFVAISLRAQEDPNSSKVKCLIRVVDSGKGMSESFQRDRAFLPFSQEDPFQPGTGLGLSIVKQIVDSLGGSIDLTSQKDVGTEVDIRLSLTPAGDSPVRPPDQEMIDIAERTKGLHLVLLNVTPAGQTRGPDHHISRLEQTLREICTNWFGMKVTTSSEMEVDGADLYLFCEPPPIEELLDRHADTKALSRRGVPIILVCMNDEDAMSISRDQSTALKQLGRIVEVIPQPCGPRKLAKVFSHCLRRAQEVAEETGEPTPEASISSLPMTPAAEEPAKQDLSKSMSCAISYPSPTPFDPATPSLQSSLEPQPKLPVRKDHDSTASSSGSQSKDVSEAPSRARSPDPAFHILLVDDNKINRQLLVMFMKKNKFSYLEAENGQEALDIYEAACHVPLAPADESDHATDPDTTTRPAPTRHDSHLPRRFDFVLMDISMPVMDGMESTRKIREFEQEHGLKKTKIIALTGLASAQAQIDAASAGIDLFLPKPVKFAELRQSLTDES
- a CDS encoding 37S ribosomal protein MRP2, mitochondrial; translation: MSQFRPRRLDLSCFINNKIIRDHTKRKVFEQHEPERQALRYIIRNTSLPQRTRAQAQLQLTQMHCYTRSTQIKNRCMMGGKGRGVFSDFRMARFQFRINALAGRIPGVKKASW